The genomic window AGGGACTTTTTTGAACCGAGGCCATAGAAAAGGGCGCCAACAAAGAACTGGATGAAGAAGTAGGTTGAAACAAAAACATGGGGGCTCGTTCCCTCATGAAAAACCCCGATGAGCGCGAGGAATATTGCCGAGATACTGATGTAGGAACTCCCAACTGTCTGGAGCTTGTTCACTGCAGATAGGATTAGGTAAACCGAGAAGGCCAGGATTAAGGCGGCAGTCACTACGAGTCCGCAGTTATATATCCAGGGCGAGTTTGCCTCAGGTCCACCGAGGTCGCTGAGGGCGTTTTTCCAGAAAGAAAACCATGGGTTCCTGCTTATGCTCCACGCGACGAAGAGCCAGTACACCAGTCCACCAATTGGACCACTTATAATAAGCCTCCTCATGCTCCCACCAAGTGAAAATAGGGGAAGGGGCGTAAAAACCTTAGTAAACCGGGTCCTGGTATATGGAACGGAGTAGAACCTCTTCGACCCTGACGTGGTGGGGGAGATTCAAGAGCGACACCAGGGCCTCCGCAACGTCTTCTGGCTTCATGAAGCCCTCTTCCCGGCTCCTTCCTGGTTTCCCGTAGAAATGAGTATCCACAGCCCCGGGCCTCAACTCAAGGAATTTAACCGTCGGGTTCTCCAGTTGAAATGTCTTAACGAGGGCCCTTGCACCCCATTTGCTAACCACGTAAGCCCCGCTCCCGGGGAGGAGTCTTGTGGACAGGTCGGAGGTAACAACCACAACCGTTCCTTTTGTCTCTTTGAGGGTCGGTAGGAATGCCTTTATTGTTCTCCAAACGCCGAGAAGGTTCACCTGTAGGCTGTGCATGAACGCTTCCTCGGTTATCTCGTCGAGCCTTCCGGGGACCCCGACTCCAGCGTTCGCCACAAGAATTTCAACGCTCCTGAACCGTTCAAGGGTCTTTTCAGCGAACTTCTCCACGCTGGCCTCACTTGAGACGTCGAGGTACGACCAGAGGACCTCTGTTTTCAGTTCATCCGCGAGGTTTTTCAGTAGGTCCACGCTTCTCGCACCGAGGGAGAGCGAGTAGCCCTCACGGGCCAGGGCCTTTGCTATGGCACGGCCTATGCCCTTGGAGGCACCAGTGACAACGGCAACGCTCATGTGACCACCACGGGTGATACCTCGTTATCCTTAAAGAGGTTTTGGGAACCAGGCTTCATACCACTCACGCCCCCTGGTCAGTTTTATTTTCAAACTCCCCGGGTACGGAAACCTTTATATATCATTACACATTACTACATCATGGTGAGTACAAATGGACATGTTTGTTCCAAAATTTATCCTGCGTGGTTTTCGTATCGTTCGGGATATTACCTGGAGGGGAGACCAAAATCAAACCTCCAAAAAAGCTGCCCCCGGAGTGGTGCCCCATGTCCGAGTTCAGGAATGATGTTTCCATAGTTCTTGGCGGTGCCGCCGGGCAGGGAATTCAGACCGTCGAGGGAATCCTAACCTACGCCCTTAAGAAGTCAGGTTACCACATCTATGCAAACAAGGAGTACATGTCCCGCGTGAGGGGCGGGATAAACACCACCGAGATACGCGTTTCTTCCAGACGCGTTAGAGCTTTCGTGAGGAGAATAGACATCCCCGTCCCCTTCAAGCAGGGCGTCCTGAGCTGGGTCGAGGACAGGCTATCAGATACTACCGTGGTCCTCGGAGAGAGGGAGAACGTCGAGGAGAGCTTTCTCGGAAAGGTGAACCTCGTGGAAGTGCCCCTCACGAAGCTCGCCCTCGAAACGGGAAGCCAGCTCTACATCAACACGACCGCTGCAGGCCTGATAGTCGGCCTCTTCCACGGCGACTTTGGGGCGGTCGAGGAATACATAAGGAAGCGCTTCGGGAGCAAGGGGGAGAACGTTGTCGGGAAAAACATCGAGGCCGCTAAAAAAGGC from Thermococcus sp. MAR1 includes these protein-coding regions:
- a CDS encoding DUF998 domain-containing protein, giving the protein MRRLIISGPIGGLVYWLFVAWSISRNPWFSFWKNALSDLGGPEANSPWIYNCGLVVTAALILAFSVYLILSAVNKLQTVGSSYISISAIFLALIGVFHEGTSPHVFVSTYFFIQFFVGALFYGLGSKKSLKSIAVILFSLAVVGAFIRWPSTALLETYEILLLTLFTLAVALWGGDGE
- a CDS encoding SDR family oxidoreductase — encoded protein: MSVAVVTGASKGIGRAIAKALAREGYSLSLGARSVDLLKNLADELKTEVLWSYLDVSSEASVEKFAEKTLERFRSVEILVANAGVGVPGRLDEITEEAFMHSLQVNLLGVWRTIKAFLPTLKETKGTVVVVTSDLSTRLLPGSGAYVVSKWGARALVKTFQLENPTVKFLELRPGAVDTHFYGKPGRSREEGFMKPEDVAEALVSLLNLPHHVRVEEVLLRSIYQDPVY